The following proteins are encoded in a genomic region of Clostridium kluyveri:
- a CDS encoding type I restriction endonuclease subunit R, with amino-acid sequence MNEPQFETELIQYITSGTITKPERLEGISDFVISEKSVDYSVKTKLWKYEPKIKTTEKLWDNFKEILERHNQNTLDHPLSTVEFNQVKKIISGIQIPYEAGQFLYGLNGVSQIEIDLDDGRHVFLTVFDQKQIGAGDTVYQVVNQIERPAIITGKQNRRFDTTLLINGLPIIQIEEKRDTHDVNEALNQMHQYSEENQYRDIFSTLQILVAITPNNVKYMANTTSDKFNKDFAFNWQRKSDNTIVRNWKEFADLMLSIPMAHQMATNYMILDGTKNKQMLKVMRPYQVYATQNVIENLKQVDFELGTNKVGYIWHTTGSGKTITSFKTAWLASRMPKVDKVVFVVDRIALTKQTNENYRAYDPDAGEDVIGSVQDTNNTNDLSRKLKSKDNSIIVTSVQKLDTLVKRKSFKAPDKNIVFIVDEAHRSTGGESFAKIQKAFRKSAWIGYTGTPMFDETTSGLRTEDIFGPLLHAYTIREAIADRNVLGFKVDFETTIDEKQMKLKYLPNFYRERYPKWTEEQIQKKINNISQEDMDDAVEPSFYDENPDHIKLVVEDIFKNWRNRSNEGKYNALFTTHVGGGKVSIPMAMMYFNEFQRVNGENKKNGGQALKVAVTFSQNSSNNDSMLATNQGLHDAIKVYNKEFGTSFGMDDVDGYTQDVTSRLNKTATDKKFLDIVIVVDQLLTGFDAPELNTLYVDRTLKGAGLIQAYSRTNRIADTQEKPWGHIVNYRWPAQNEKLMNEALAIYANKDSAILSENEQRKSNQKDGIIAKSFEDVFNEVKEVVEKLDSLTNEFQQLPPSEKQKEYMLDLLRDYNAGMAKLKQYTPEEVDGNTVGFNYDNPDELVEKLGMTSEEEVMLTTVLTNELKQHISKEKKIPFYQIELRMTHIKDVKIDYDYLTELVEQLLNQVHEGKSQEAQATKEKIDQFATGLEDRNYAAKVMNAATAIIKGHFPPEGSNFKYPVKLRDSEQIIQAANNVSLDRMFLDFRVKWGITDIITSVQMRELFSHHRYGLQDLDDTGQIRDIIAQASVDYKTLAHNEGIQSLSKIKYRNSLREAIYKLADEQAES; translated from the coding sequence ATGAATGAACCTCAATTTGAAACTGAATTAATACAATATATTACCAGTGGAACCATAACTAAACCTGAACGTTTAGAAGGAATCAGTGACTTTGTGATTAGTGAAAAATCTGTTGATTACAGTGTAAAAACAAAGCTGTGGAAGTATGAACCAAAAATTAAAACTACAGAAAAACTTTGGGATAACTTTAAAGAGATTCTTGAGAGGCACAATCAAAATACACTTGATCATCCACTAAGTACTGTGGAATTTAATCAAGTTAAAAAGATTATATCTGGTATTCAAATACCATATGAAGCTGGACAATTTTTATATGGACTTAATGGTGTATCGCAAATCGAAATTGATTTAGATGACGGTCGTCACGTGTTTTTAACGGTTTTCGATCAAAAACAAATTGGTGCTGGAGATACAGTGTATCAAGTGGTCAATCAAATTGAACGCCCTGCAATTATCACTGGGAAACAAAATCGTCGTTTTGATACAACACTTCTTATTAATGGTTTACCTATCATACAAATTGAAGAAAAACGTGATACACATGATGTCAATGAAGCACTAAATCAAATGCATCAATATTCCGAAGAAAACCAATATCGTGATATTTTTTCCACTCTACAAATATTGGTGGCAATTACGCCAAATAACGTGAAATATATGGCGAATACCACATCGGATAAGTTCAATAAGGACTTTGCTTTTAACTGGCAGCGTAAAAGTGATAATACCATTGTGCGTAATTGGAAGGAGTTTGCAGATTTAATGTTGAGTATTCCAATGGCACATCAAATGGCTACTAATTATATGATTTTGGATGGCACAAAAAACAAACAAATGTTAAAGGTAATGCGTCCATATCAAGTATATGCGACTCAGAATGTAATTGAAAATTTAAAGCAAGTTGATTTTGAACTGGGCACAAATAAAGTAGGTTATATCTGGCATACTACTGGTTCTGGTAAAACTATAACTAGTTTTAAAACAGCATGGCTTGCAAGCCGCATGCCGAAAGTTGATAAAGTTGTCTTCGTAGTGGATAGAATTGCTTTAACGAAACAAACAAATGAAAATTATAGGGCCTATGATCCAGATGCTGGTGAAGATGTTATTGGCAGCGTTCAAGATACTAATAATACTAATGATTTGAGCCGTAAACTAAAAAGTAAAGATAATAGTATTATTGTTACCTCTGTTCAAAAGCTTGATACCTTAGTGAAACGTAAATCTTTTAAAGCACCTGATAAAAATATTGTATTTATTGTGGATGAGGCACACCGTTCAACTGGTGGCGAAAGTTTTGCAAAGATACAAAAGGCGTTTAGAAAATCTGCTTGGATTGGTTATACAGGAACGCCCATGTTTGATGAAACTACTAGTGGTTTGCGAACAGAAGATATTTTTGGACCATTGTTACATGCATATACTATTCGTGAAGCAATTGCAGATAGAAATGTTTTGGGCTTTAAAGTGGATTTTGAAACAACCATTGATGAAAAACAAATGAAATTAAAATATCTGCCAAATTTCTATAGAGAACGTTATCCGAAGTGGACTGAAGAACAGATTCAAAAGAAGATTAATAATATAAGTCAAGAAGACATGGATGATGCGGTTGAACCAAGCTTCTATGATGAAAATCCAGATCATATTAAGTTAGTAGTTGAAGATATTTTCAAGAACTGGCGAAATCGTTCAAATGAAGGTAAGTATAACGCCCTCTTTACTACTCATGTTGGTGGTGGAAAAGTAAGTATTCCAATGGCAATGATGTATTTCAATGAATTTCAACGAGTAAACGGTGAGAATAAGAAGAATGGCGGACAAGCATTAAAAGTGGCAGTTACATTTAGTCAAAACTCATCTAATAATGATAGTATGCTTGCCACCAATCAAGGTTTGCATGATGCTATCAAGGTCTATAACAAAGAATTCGGTACAAGCTTTGGTATGGATGATGTAGATGGATATACACAAGATGTTACTAGTCGTTTGAATAAAACTGCTACAGATAAGAAATTCTTAGATATTGTGATTGTGGTAGATCAGCTTTTGACCGGATTTGATGCACCAGAACTTAATACACTTTATGTAGATAGAACACTTAAAGGGGCTGGACTTATTCAAGCCTATTCAAGAACAAATCGTATTGCTGATACGCAAGAAAAACCTTGGGGGCATATTGTAAATTATCGTTGGCCTGCTCAAAATGAGAAATTGATGAATGAAGCTCTCGCAATTTATGCTAATAAAGATTCCGCAATTTTATCAGAAAATGAGCAACGTAAATCTAACCAAAAAGATGGTATTATAGCTAAATCTTTTGAAGATGTATTTAATGAAGTTAAAGAGGTTGTTGAGAAATTAGACAGCTTAACTAATGAGTTTCAACAATTACCACCTTCTGAGAAGCAAAAAGAATATATGCTTGATTTGTTGCGTGATTATAATGCTGGTATGGCTAAATTAAAACAATATACCCCTGAAGAAGTTGATGGAAATACAGTAGGTTTCAATTACGACAATCCTGATGAGTTAGTTGAAAAATTAGGCATGACTAGTGAAGAAGAAGTTATGCTTACTACAGTTTTAACCAATGAGCTTAAACAACATATATCAAAAGAAAAGAAAATTCCTTTTTATCAAATTGAGTTAAGAATGACTCATATCAAGGATGTGAAAATAGATTATGATTATTTAACTGAATTGGTGGAACAATTATTAAACCAAGTGCATGAGGGCAAGAGCCAAGAAGCGCAAGCTACGAAAGAGAAAATTGATCAATTTGCCACTGGTTTGGAAGACAGAAATTACGCTGCGAAGGTTATGAATGCAGCAACTGCTATTATCAAAGGACATTTTCCGCCAGAAGGTTCTAATTTTAAATATCCAGTAAAATTGAGAGATAGTGAACAAATTATTCAAGCGGCTAACAATGTCAGCCTTGATAGAATGTTCCTGGATTTTCGAGTGAAGTGGGGAATTACAGATATTATCACAAGTGTTCAGATGCGTGAATTGTTTAGTCATCATCGTTATGGCTTACAAGATTTAGATGATACTGGTCAAATTCGAGATATAATTGCCCAAGCAAGCGTGGATTATAAGACGTTAGCACATAATGAAGGGATACAATCTTTGTCTAAAATCAAGTATCGTAATAGTTTGCGTGAAGCAATTTATAAATTAGCGGATGAACAGGCTGAAAGCTAA
- a CDS encoding restriction endonuclease subunit S: MKKLNELVRLVSGTPQFRITEAFDEKTPVFTYYSQTDLTDDLVGVTSNDVHNKQVRTNDKVNTLCQGDVVFSLITGIATMIRKEHQGYLYTQNYVKLLPGKNIDSKFLVYLINENKTIKKQFMLGLQGSQVLKYTLKQLKELEIPKIPSIDKQKIIGQVYFSQLRLQTLRNRAAELETKIRLSKLEEAMKR, encoded by the coding sequence ATGAAAAAGTTGAATGAATTGGTTAGGTTAGTAAGTGGAACACCTCAATTTAGGATTACTGAAGCGTTTGATGAGAAAACACCTGTTTTTACTTATTATAGTCAAACAGATTTAACAGATGATTTAGTAGGCGTTACTTCAAACGATGTGCATAATAAGCAAGTTAGAACTAATGATAAAGTAAATACTTTATGCCAGGGTGATGTGGTGTTTAGTTTAATCACGGGAATTGCAACGATGATAAGAAAAGAGCACCAGGGATACCTTTATACGCAAAACTACGTTAAATTATTGCCTGGCAAAAACATTGATTCAAAGTTTTTGGTTTATCTCATTAATGAAAACAAAACAATCAAAAAACAATTTATGCTGGGACTGCAAGGTTCACAAGTTTTAAAGTATACTCTCAAGCAACTTAAAGAGCTTGAAATACCTAAAATACCTTCCATAGATAAGCAAAAAATTATAGGACAAGTCTATTTTAGTCAGTTAAGGCTGCAAACTCTTAGAAATAGGGCAGCAGAACTTGAAACAAAAATCAGATTATCCAAGTTAGAGGAGGCAATGAAGAGATGA